The Spodoptera frugiperda isolate SF20-4 chromosome 2, AGI-APGP_CSIRO_Sfru_2.0, whole genome shotgun sequence genome has a window encoding:
- the LOC118269441 gene encoding uncharacterized protein LOC118269441, with protein MEPRLRATMEQFLVLIDFMERYGDLSKPAPGLIGRNNCELLWMQLTKILNSVPGGVQKPSDKWKKVWADWKTKTKQKYINKCEGTGRFIQITALEDRVVAVMGVSKKIPKIDIQEQDCKIERPTEQPSCSSNTDDIALENHSKQNIVTPNIYLIESPQVKEEAILATPASPPSLSPPQIPSQTHTFTDQNDTQYMSYSQHLTTPRRASLTRRNRGRHTLFERVAEQFVAIERRRLMYEEERDKRLHEREMERIKLEAERLRLETERLEVTRQQTSLLHQLSHLGQRLIEVMTEQQTVTTVS; from the exons atggAGCCAAGATTGAGAGCTACTATGGAACAATTTTTGGTTCTAATAGACTTTATGGAAAG GTACGGGGATCTTTCGAAACCTGCGCCGGGGCTTATTGGACGAAATAATTGTGAGTTGCTGTGGATgcaattaacaaaaatattaaactctGTTCCTGGTGGTGTACAAAAACCATcagataaatggaaaaaa GTATGGGCTGACTGGAAAACGAAAACTAAacagaaatatataaataaatgtgaggGTACTGGCCGTTTTATACAAATAACTGCCTTAGAGGACAGAGTGGTGGCAGTCATGGGAGTATCTAAAAAAATTCCTAAAATTGACATTCAAGAGCAAGACTGCAag ATTGAGCGTCCTACTGAACAGCCCTCATGCTCTAGTAATACTGATGATATTGCCCTGGAAAACCACAGCAAACAGAATA ttGTGACACCTAATATTTACTTGATAGAGTCACCACAAGTAAAGGAAGAAGCAATACTCGCTACACCAGCATCACCTCCGTCTCTGTCGCCACCACAAATACCATCCCAAACCCATACTTTTACAGACCAAAATGACACACAGTATATGTCATACTCTCAACACTTGACAACTCCACGTCGAGCTTCACTTACGCGAAGGAATAGAGGACGCCATACTCTTTTTGAACGAGTCGCAGAACAATTTGTAGCCATTGAGCGAAGACGACTTATGTATGAAGAAGAAAGAGACAAGCGTCTTCATGAGAGAGAGATGGAAAGAATAAAACTCGAAGCTGAGAGATTAAGATTAGAAACAGAGAGGCTAGAGGTTACTCGTCAACAAACCTCATTGTTACATCAGTTGAGCCATCTCGGCCAACGTCTGATTGAAGTAATGACAGAGCAACAAACTGTTACTACTGTCAGCTGA